In Anaerostipes hadrus ATCC 29173 = JCM 17467, a single genomic region encodes these proteins:
- a CDS encoding PTS transporter subunit EIIC produces MKFLQKLGKALMLPVACLPICGILMGIGYALCPATMQGGDITGIGNQIGFFLVKAGGALIDNMALLFVIGVGVGMAEKHDGTGGLAALASWLMITNLLSTAVVTTIMPSIAKNADATLAFDKISNPFIGILAGVIGSMCYNKFKDTKLPDWLSFFSGKRCVAIIAGVVSIIVSVVLLFVWPVVFTALITVGQSIAKMGAVGAGIYAFLNRLLIPTGLHHALNNVFWFDTIGLGDLTHFWAGETSKNVSWSLGMYMSGFFPCMMFGIPGAALAMIQTAKSNKKKIAIGLVGSAALCAFVCGVTEPFEFGFMFLAPGLYVIYAILYGIFTTITTLVGFRAGFSFSAGATDLVFSSSLPAAQKTWMIIPLGIAAFIVFYVVFRIAITKFDLKTPGREDDDLDEENITLANDDFTAMAAVILEGLGGSANVKSIDNCITRLRLEINDDNKIDEAKIKSSGAAGIIRPGKGNIQVIIGPKVQFVADEMEKLCK; encoded by the coding sequence ATGAAATTTTTACAAAAATTAGGAAAAGCGTTAATGCTTCCAGTAGCATGCTTGCCAATCTGTGGTATTTTAATGGGAATCGGATATGCACTGTGTCCTGCAACCATGCAGGGTGGTGATATCACAGGTATTGGAAACCAGATCGGATTCTTCCTTGTAAAGGCAGGGGGAGCATTGATCGACAACATGGCATTACTGTTTGTTATCGGTGTCGGTGTTGGTATGGCAGAAAAACATGATGGAACGGGTGGCCTGGCAGCTTTAGCATCATGGCTGATGATCACAAATTTGTTATCTACAGCAGTAGTAACAACAATCATGCCATCTATTGCAAAGAATGCAGATGCAACACTTGCATTTGATAAGATTTCCAATCCATTTATTGGTATCTTAGCCGGTGTGATCGGATCTATGTGTTATAACAAATTCAAAGATACTAAATTACCAGATTGGTTATCATTCTTTAGTGGTAAACGTTGCGTAGCAATTATCGCTGGTGTTGTATCTATCATTGTATCAGTTGTATTACTGTTTGTATGGCCAGTTGTATTTACAGCATTGATCACAGTTGGTCAGTCTATTGCCAAGATGGGAGCTGTTGGAGCTGGTATTTATGCATTCTTAAACCGTCTGTTGATCCCAACAGGATTACATCATGCATTGAACAATGTATTCTGGTTTGACACGATTGGACTCGGAGATTTAACTCATTTCTGGGCAGGAGAAACATCTAAGAATGTATCATGGAGCCTTGGAATGTACATGTCAGGATTCTTCCCATGTATGATGTTCGGTATTCCAGGAGCAGCATTAGCAATGATCCAGACAGCAAAGAGTAACAAGAAAAAGATTGCCATCGGTTTAGTAGGATCCGCAGCTCTTTGTGCATTTGTCTGTGGTGTAACAGAACCATTTGAATTCGGATTTATGTTCTTAGCACCAGGTTTATATGTTATCTACGCAATCCTTTACGGAATCTTTACAACGATCACAACACTGGTAGGATTCAGAGCAGGATTTAGTTTCTCAGCAGGAGCAACTGACCTTGTATTCTCATCTTCCTTACCAGCAGCACAGAAGACATGGATGATCATTCCTTTAGGAATCGCAGCATTTATCGTATTCTATGTAGTATTCCGTATCGCGATCACGAAATTTGATCTGAAAACACCAGGTCGTGAAGATGATGATCTTGATGAAGAAAATATTACATTAGCCAATGATGATTTTACAGCAATGGCAGCAGTCATCCTTGAAGGATTAGGCGGAAGTGCCAATGTTAAGAGTATTGATAATTGCATCACAAGACTTCGTCTGGAAATCAATGATGATAACAAAATAGATGAAGCGAAGATCAAATCCTCAGGAGCAGCAGGAATCATTCGTCCAGGAAAAGGTAACATTCAGGTTATCATTGGACCAAAAGTTCAGTTTGTTGCAGATGAGATGGAAAAATTATGTAAATAA
- a CDS encoding DUF4430 domain-containing protein, giving the protein MKKYMVWLISALMAVSMTACSNAQKKDTKDQAQITTAAKENATQTEAAKTISKKEKNEKKKDKKKSQKSKKNSKKTKNSTAKKKETSTTTAKKKKVKKKKTKEKTTKTKNTKETTKTTTASKNESTVQTAENQTTEAKQEQSCEFLISCKTVLSNKSALQSNYQVPAGGKIYEKKMEFEEGDTVMDVLKRTGVDIDVSKGYVAGIDGLYEFDCGKNSGWMYRVNGKFPNYMAGKCKLHDGDKVEWLYTCVRGDL; this is encoded by the coding sequence ATGAAAAAATATATGGTATGGCTGATTTCTGCATTGATGGCAGTATCGATGACAGCCTGTTCAAATGCACAGAAAAAAGATACAAAAGATCAGGCACAGATAACAACGGCAGCAAAAGAGAATGCAACGCAGACAGAAGCAGCAAAGACAATAAGTAAAAAAGAGAAGAACGAAAAGAAAAAAGATAAAAAGAAATCACAGAAGAGTAAGAAAAACAGCAAAAAGACAAAAAACAGTACAGCAAAAAAGAAAGAGACAAGCACAACAACAGCTAAAAAGAAAAAAGTAAAGAAGAAAAAAACAAAAGAAAAGACAACAAAGACAAAGAATACAAAAGAAACAACAAAAACAACAACAGCCAGTAAAAATGAATCAACAGTACAGACGGCAGAGAATCAGACAACAGAAGCAAAACAAGAACAATCTTGTGAATTTCTGATCAGCTGTAAAACAGTTCTCTCTAATAAAAGTGCATTGCAATCCAATTACCAAGTTCCAGCTGGCGGGAAAATTTATGAGAAGAAGATGGAGTTTGAAGAAGGCGATACCGTGATGGATGTTCTCAAAAGAACAGGAGTAGATATTGATGTTTCTAAAGGATATGTAGCAGGAATTGACGGTTTATACGAATTTGATTGTGGAAAAAACAGTGGATGGATGTACCGTGTCAATGGTAAGTTTCCAAACTATATGGCAGGGAAATGTAAGCTTCATGATGGGGATAAAGTGGAATGGCTGTATACCTGTGTCAGAGGAGATCTGTAG
- a CDS encoding energy-coupling factor transporter transmembrane component T encodes MIKALKRAHPFVVFTYFTGMFLLAPFSRHPWMTGVQMICLCLLYFYHNRSLKKFFPLIALILIVAVTNPLFVQRGGTILYADTHIRITKEALLYGIHYGCVLVNLLLVFSIFNQYIKKEQWIYLSGRFFPKLGVVTSMAFGLIPRYQNHAKKILNTRKSLKSEQAVQRVMNTVSMETTWAFESSMDQLDSMSARGYGIGKRTHFHLFRWERNDWIHIVEIVILMILNLWAYIHYYSRFFFYPMIIMPAFQMRDLLWMFMMAFQFLLPCMWKENFDVRN; translated from the coding sequence ATGATCAAGGCATTAAAAAGAGCCCATCCGTTCGTTGTATTTACTTATTTTACAGGAATGTTTTTGCTGGCACCATTTAGCAGACATCCATGGATGACAGGAGTGCAGATGATCTGTTTATGCCTATTGTACTTTTATCATAATCGGAGTTTGAAAAAGTTTTTTCCGTTGATTGCTTTGATCTTGATCGTGGCTGTAACGAATCCATTATTTGTACAAAGAGGAGGAACAATCCTGTATGCAGACACACACATAAGGATCACGAAAGAAGCATTGCTTTATGGAATTCATTACGGATGTGTATTAGTAAATCTTTTACTGGTCTTTTCAATCTTTAACCAATATATAAAGAAAGAGCAATGGATCTATTTATCAGGCAGATTCTTCCCTAAACTTGGTGTCGTAACATCCATGGCATTTGGATTGATCCCAAGATATCAAAACCATGCAAAGAAGATTTTAAACACACGAAAATCCTTAAAATCAGAACAGGCTGTACAGCGTGTCATGAATACAGTGTCAATGGAAACGACATGGGCATTTGAGTCTTCGATGGATCAGTTGGATTCGATGAGTGCAAGAGGTTATGGAATTGGGAAACGAACGCATTTTCATTTATTTAGGTGGGAGAGAAATGACTGGATTCATATCGTGGAGATTGTGATTTTGATGATATTAAACCTCTGGGCATACATCCACTATTATTCCAGATTTTTCTTTTATCCGATGATCATTATGCCAGCATTTCAGATGAGAGATCTGTTGTGGATGTTTATGATGGCATTTCAGTTTTTATTACCATGCATGTGGAAGGAGAATTTTGATGTACGAAATTAA
- a CDS encoding polysaccharide deacetylase family protein: MLRKITIMIFLILTVVWFTNSDSIQPAREFIQNNIYVWSEMQEEKLPIYCVDTQKKQIALTFDTAWGNEDIPQILKILKQENVKATFFFCGDWISKYPADIKTIYEEGHDIASHGDHHKYMTKLTDKQQQEEIQGVTQKIQGLLGIKIDLFRAPYGDYNESVVRNARKMNYYMIQWNVDSLDWQEPTKEQLIKKVCEHKNLSPGSIILMHTGTKCTKQALKQIIKNIKAKGYEFVPVSRLIYRRDYRIDPTGKQMKL, translated from the coding sequence ATGCTTCGAAAAATCACGATCATGATCTTTCTGATCTTAACAGTAGTCTGGTTTACAAATAGTGACAGTATCCAGCCCGCCAGAGAATTTATACAAAACAACATTTATGTCTGGAGTGAAATGCAAGAGGAAAAACTTCCAATCTATTGTGTAGATACGCAGAAAAAACAAATAGCACTGACATTTGATACTGCATGGGGGAATGAAGATATACCACAGATTCTCAAAATATTAAAACAGGAAAATGTAAAAGCAACTTTTTTCTTCTGTGGAGACTGGATCAGCAAATATCCAGCTGATATCAAAACAATCTATGAGGAAGGACATGATATTGCAAGTCATGGAGATCATCATAAATACATGACAAAATTAACAGACAAACAGCAGCAGGAAGAAATTCAAGGAGTGACACAGAAGATTCAAGGATTGTTAGGTATCAAAATAGATCTTTTCCGGGCACCATATGGAGATTATAACGAATCTGTCGTAAGGAATGCAAGAAAAATGAACTATTATATGATCCAATGGAACGTAGACAGCCTAGACTGGCAAGAGCCAACGAAAGAACAGTTAATTAAGAAAGTTTGCGAACACAAAAATTTATCACCTGGAAGTATCATTCTGATGCATACAGGAACGAAATGTACCAAACAGGCATTAAAACAGATCATTAAAAATATCAAAGCAAAAGGATATGAGTTTGTACCAGTGTCAAGATTAATCTATCGAAGAGATTACCGTATTGATCCAACAGGGAAACAGATGAAACTATGA
- the licT gene encoding BglG family transcription antiterminator LicT: MKIDKVMNNNVVSSIDEDGQEIIVVGTGIGFQGKEGKVVDEKKIQKIFRLEDPKMIRKLKEILQDLPMEQFEISTAIIEHAKQSLGTELNENIYVTLTDHIHFAIQRYEDHMNFPNPMLREVRLFYEKEFALGEYALGMIKQRLNISLPLDDAASIALHIVSAEFDTRVKDTLKITEFLEDVMEQIKNYFHLEIDTQSLSYERFITHLKFLSRKLFASERMDDMNNDVQEMIQKICPEEYQCAGYIKTFIKERYKKDMTSAEVAYLTMHIERIRKSSIEKGEEDV, encoded by the coding sequence ATGAAAATAGATAAGGTAATGAACAACAACGTAGTAAGCAGCATCGATGAAGATGGACAGGAAATCATTGTTGTTGGAACAGGAATTGGATTTCAGGGGAAGGAAGGAAAAGTAGTTGATGAGAAGAAGATTCAGAAGATCTTTCGATTAGAAGATCCGAAGATGATCCGGAAATTAAAAGAGATCTTACAAGATCTTCCGATGGAACAATTTGAGATTTCAACAGCGATCATAGAACATGCAAAGCAAAGTTTAGGAACAGAATTAAACGAGAATATTTATGTGACATTAACAGATCATATTCATTTTGCGATTCAGCGATATGAAGATCATATGAATTTTCCAAACCCGATGCTTAGGGAAGTAAGATTATTTTATGAGAAAGAATTTGCACTTGGAGAATACGCATTAGGAATGATCAAACAGCGATTGAATATATCACTCCCATTAGATGATGCGGCATCCATTGCTTTACACATCGTGAGTGCAGAATTTGATACAAGAGTCAAAGATACTTTAAAGATCACTGAATTTTTAGAAGATGTTATGGAACAGATAAAGAACTACTTCCATTTGGAGATCGATACCCAGTCATTGAGTTATGAACGGTTTATCACACATTTGAAGTTTTTATCCAGAAAGTTATTTGCGTCAGAACGAATGGATGATATGAACAATGATGTACAGGAGATGATCCAGAAGATCTGTCCGGAAGAATATCAGTGTGCAGGATATATTAAGACTTTTATTAAAGAAAGATACAAAAAAGATATGACATCAGCAGAAGTTGCATATTTAACGATGCATATCGAGAGGATCAGAAAAAGCAGTATAGAAAAAGGAGAAGAAGATGTTTGA
- a CDS encoding BlaI/MecI/CopY family transcriptional regulator, producing the protein MKYKKLTPSQLNIMKTLWDKKEPMIASDFVQLDPSLNLNSVQSALRSLLKKNYIEVSDIVYSGKVLTRRYIPVVSSEDYASENINGVLEDLLSSNILLQYVESENDIKVIERLQEKLEERKKILERKS; encoded by the coding sequence ATGAAATACAAAAAACTAACACCATCACAATTAAATATCATGAAAACATTATGGGACAAAAAAGAGCCTATGATTGCTTCTGATTTTGTTCAGCTTGATCCTTCACTGAATCTGAATTCCGTTCAATCTGCATTGCGTTCTCTACTTAAGAAAAACTATATTGAAGTTTCCGACATTGTATATAGTGGTAAGGTTTTAACCAGACGTTATATTCCTGTTGTTTCCTCTGAAGATTATGCTTCTGAGAATATCAACGGAGTGCTGGAAGATCTTTTATCTTCTAATATACTTCTTCAATATGTGGAGTCTGAAAATGATATTAAAGTGATTGAACGTTTACAGGAGAAATTAGAGGAACGTAAGAAAATTCTAGAAAGGAAGTCTTGA
- a CDS encoding M56 family metallopeptidase: protein MTPANYGSVFSCCLFGSLMMLYLYVFCRSKRFILRNGTFVIYLAVGVVTIRMLLPWNFHFAANVESHKILPFLFNLLRVKILSVEFLTILVIIFCFGSCLRLALYFYKLVRYRHLLHQLDPLDDIRILRIFSDILEEYHCTKQILIYQVPGLSSPAISGLIHPVILLPDREYSDQDLRFIFMHELNHYLHNDLWKIFFWELVVCIYWWNPLSYMIRRLIKDTAEYANDIRLTKDRDELTRTNYMLSLLNTSKQTHTFHTLPTLHFQEGTILNIEKRCDLINDSPKIRRNLFSQFIHIGSISLLFTLSLCFIFQPSSPAPNYDNDGTVIFDKPDSSNSFYIKRKDGKGYDLYVKHEDAFINTGIIENPEDYKSPKIYSSKKEATKFYENIK, encoded by the coding sequence ATGACACCTGCGAATTATGGTTCCGTATTTAGTTGCTGTCTTTTTGGCAGTCTGATGATGCTTTATCTTTATGTATTTTGCAGAAGCAAACGATTTATCTTAAGAAACGGAACCTTTGTGATTTATCTTGCTGTCGGAGTTGTCACGATCCGTATGCTTTTGCCTTGGAATTTTCATTTTGCAGCAAATGTTGAATCCCATAAAATTCTTCCTTTTCTTTTTAATCTTTTAAGGGTGAAGATTTTATCTGTGGAATTTCTAACAATCCTTGTGATCATTTTTTGCTTTGGAAGTTGTTTAAGACTTGCTTTATATTTCTATAAACTTGTTCGCTATCGTCATTTACTTCATCAGTTAGACCCTCTCGATGACATAAGAATATTAAGAATCTTTTCTGATATTTTGGAAGAATATCATTGTACGAAGCAGATTTTAATCTATCAGGTGCCTGGCCTTTCTAGTCCTGCAATTTCTGGTCTGATCCATCCAGTGATCCTTCTTCCTGACAGAGAATACAGTGATCAGGATCTGCGTTTTATTTTTATGCATGAACTCAATCATTATCTACACAATGACTTATGGAAGATTTTTTTCTGGGAACTCGTTGTATGTATCTACTGGTGGAATCCTCTTTCTTATATGATTCGCCGTCTGATCAAAGATACTGCGGAATATGCAAATGATATCCGACTTACCAAAGACAGAGATGAACTTACAAGAACAAATTATATGTTAAGTCTTCTCAATACTTCCAAACAGACTCATACGTTCCACACCCTTCCAACACTGCATTTTCAGGAAGGTACGATTTTAAACATTGAAAAAAGATGCGATCTTATCAATGATAGTCCAAAGATTCGCAGAAATTTATTTTCACAATTTATACATATTGGATCTATTTCTTTATTGTTCACCCTTTCGCTGTGCTTTATCTTTCAGCCAAGTTCGCCAGCTCCAAACTATGACAATGATGGCACTGTTATTTTTGATAAACCTGACAGCAGTAATTCTTTTTATATAAAGCGAAAAGATGGAAAGGGCTATGATTTATATGTCAAACATGAAGATGCTTTTATAAATACAGGAATCATTGAAAACCCTGAAGATTATAAAAGTCCTAAAATATATTCTAGCAAAAAGGAGGCTACGAAATTTTATGAAAACATTAAATAA
- a CDS encoding PTS sugar transporter subunit IIA, with protein MFDSLKKMFEKNAKTISLKAVEDGRTIPMDEVNDQTFAQELLGPGIAIVPSNGTVVSPINGTIATVMDTKHAVCIQGEDGLELIVHAGLDTVELNGKYYQTYKEIGDQVKAGDVLLEFDLEEITKAGYDVTTPIVITNLGDYKITKCLTGQQVKAGEEVIQLTKQ; from the coding sequence ATGTTTGATTCATTAAAGAAGATGTTTGAGAAGAACGCAAAGACAATTTCATTAAAAGCAGTAGAAGATGGGAGAACAATCCCAATGGACGAAGTCAATGATCAGACATTCGCTCAGGAATTATTAGGACCAGGAATCGCAATTGTTCCATCCAATGGAACAGTCGTTTCTCCGATCAATGGAACGATCGCCACGGTAATGGATACAAAACATGCAGTCTGTATTCAGGGAGAAGACGGATTAGAGCTGATCGTTCATGCAGGACTTGATACCGTGGAATTAAATGGAAAGTACTATCAGACATATAAAGAAATTGGAGATCAGGTAAAGGCAGGAGACGTTTTGTTGGAATTTGATCTTGAAGAGATTACAAAGGCGGGATATGACGTCACAACGCCGATCGTAATAACGAACTTAGGTGATTATAAGATCACGAAGTGTTTGACAGGACAACAAGTAAAAGCAGGGGAAGAGGTGATACAGTTAACAAAACAATAA
- a CDS encoding ABC transporter ATP-binding protein, translating into MYEINNLTFRYMLSDRNSLEQVSLKIKKGKITLIAGPSGSGKTTLLRHLKKELLPKGKRSGKVLYDGQEIEQLKDLQSVKEVGYLFQNPSAQMVMDTVWHEIAFGLENLRMPYEQMKRTVAEIVNYFDLQKIYHEDTDKLSGGQKQLVNLAAVMAMHPKVLILDEPTAQLDPAARKDFLVMLQKIHKEFGLTIILTSHNLEDVMEMSDECVILDDGKVIEQGNPKEVARHLQKIHHPLEQSLPQILRLEEKFQIELTFSMEEAREQIRKKEYQLIKKTHFEGKTVFSISHLYAGYEKGKDVLSNLSVEVKEGEIFAAVGANGSGKSTLLSCMVKQMKFDGKLKCKKKIVYMPQDPTLLFVKDQLFEDLLEMGKEKEVKIDKLLEMADLMREKKSHPYDLSGGQQQMAALIKVLLADPEILLLDEPTKGMDREHSRKFGDLLRKLTDQGKTIFIVSHDLEFCAEYADRVGMMFDGKIEGIDEPSKFFAQNYFYTTECAKITRDFEKVIILPQEVVSVC; encoded by the coding sequence ATGTACGAAATTAATAATTTAACATTTCGATATATGTTATCGGATAGAAATTCTCTAGAGCAAGTATCATTAAAAATTAAAAAAGGAAAGATCACTCTGATCGCAGGGCCAAGCGGCAGTGGAAAGACGACGTTGTTAAGACATTTAAAAAAAGAACTGCTGCCCAAAGGTAAAAGATCTGGAAAAGTTTTATATGATGGGCAGGAAATAGAACAATTGAAAGACTTGCAGTCTGTAAAAGAAGTTGGGTATTTATTTCAGAATCCATCAGCCCAGATGGTAATGGATACCGTATGGCATGAGATCGCATTTGGACTTGAGAATCTCAGAATGCCTTATGAACAGATGAAGCGAACAGTAGCCGAGATCGTTAATTATTTTGATCTGCAGAAAATATACCATGAAGATACAGACAAGCTATCTGGCGGACAAAAACAATTGGTGAATCTGGCAGCAGTTATGGCAATGCATCCGAAAGTATTGATTTTAGATGAGCCAACCGCACAGTTGGACCCAGCGGCAAGGAAAGATTTTCTTGTGATGCTTCAGAAAATACATAAAGAATTTGGTTTAACGATTATTTTAACATCGCATAACTTGGAAGATGTGATGGAAATGTCAGATGAATGTGTGATCTTAGATGATGGAAAAGTTATCGAACAGGGAAATCCGAAAGAGGTTGCAAGACATCTTCAAAAAATACATCATCCATTGGAACAGTCTCTACCACAGATTCTTCGGCTAGAAGAGAAATTTCAGATAGAACTGACCTTTTCGATGGAAGAAGCAAGGGAACAGATCAGGAAAAAAGAATATCAGTTGATAAAGAAAACACATTTTGAAGGAAAAACAGTTTTTTCAATTTCACATTTATATGCAGGGTATGAGAAAGGAAAGGATGTTCTTTCGAATCTGTCAGTCGAAGTTAAAGAAGGTGAAATCTTTGCAGCTGTCGGAGCAAATGGAAGTGGAAAATCAACGCTTCTTTCTTGTATGGTAAAGCAGATGAAATTTGATGGAAAATTAAAATGCAAGAAAAAAATCGTCTATATGCCACAAGATCCAACACTATTGTTTGTAAAAGATCAGTTGTTTGAAGACCTTTTGGAGATGGGAAAAGAAAAAGAAGTAAAAATCGATAAATTATTGGAAATGGCGGATCTAATGAGAGAAAAGAAGTCACATCCATATGATCTAAGTGGAGGACAGCAGCAGATGGCAGCGTTGATCAAAGTATTACTTGCAGATCCAGAAATCTTGCTGTTAGATGAGCCGACCAAAGGAATGGATCGGGAACACAGCAGGAAGTTTGGAGACCTTTTACGCAAACTTACAGATCAGGGAAAAACGATATTTATCGTATCGCATGATCTGGAATTTTGTGCTGAGTATGCTGACCGCGTTGGAATGATGTTTGATGGGAAAATTGAGGGAATTGATGAGCCATCCAAGTTTTTTGCACAAAATTATTTCTATACGACAGAGTGTGCAAAGATTACGAGAGATTTTGAGAAAGTGATCATTCTGCCACAGGAGGTGGTAAGCGTATGTTAA
- the nagA gene encoding N-acetylglucosamine-6-phosphate deacetylase — protein sequence MIIKNGLVFTPEGKFEKKDLYVEGEYVAKETTDNKEVEAEGCYVIPGLVDIHFHGCVRHDMCDGTEESIQALADYEAANGVLAICPATMTIPEEELFQAMKAAKGHKNGKGADLVGINMEGPFINKEKKGAQKEEDIKLADVELFHKLQEAAGGLIKLVDLAPETEGAMDFINQVKDEVHVSIAHTMADYDTASEAIRRGADHITHLYNAMPPLNHREPGVIGAARDSDCYVELICDGVHIHPSCVRATFEMFTDKRIVLISDSMMATGMEDGQYELGGQPVTVVGNVATLTEGGAIAGSATNLMDCMRTVVKEMHIPFESAVRCATLNPAKSIGIDDKYGSLEEGKYANAVVLDKDLNIVSIIQKGQVK from the coding sequence ATGATTATAAAAAATGGACTGGTATTCACACCAGAAGGAAAATTTGAGAAAAAAGATCTCTATGTAGAAGGAGAATACGTAGCGAAAGAAACAACGGACAACAAAGAAGTAGAAGCTGAAGGATGTTATGTGATACCGGGACTTGTCGATATTCATTTTCATGGATGTGTCAGACATGATATGTGTGATGGAACCGAAGAATCCATTCAGGCACTGGCTGATTATGAAGCAGCCAATGGAGTATTGGCAATCTGTCCTGCGACAATGACGATTCCAGAAGAAGAACTATTTCAGGCAATGAAGGCAGCAAAAGGACATAAGAATGGAAAAGGTGCAGATCTTGTCGGAATCAATATGGAAGGGCCTTTTATAAACAAAGAGAAAAAAGGTGCACAGAAAGAAGAGGACATCAAGCTGGCAGATGTTGAATTATTCCATAAACTGCAGGAAGCAGCCGGTGGATTGATCAAATTAGTGGATCTTGCTCCAGAGACTGAAGGAGCTATGGATTTTATCAATCAAGTGAAAGATGAAGTACATGTATCAATTGCACATACGATGGCTGATTATGATACAGCAAGTGAAGCAATCAGAAGAGGTGCCGATCATATCACACATTTGTATAATGCTATGCCGCCGTTAAATCATAGAGAACCGGGGGTTATTGGAGCAGCAAGAGACAGTGATTGTTATGTAGAACTGATCTGCGATGGAGTTCATATTCACCCATCCTGTGTCAGAGCAACCTTTGAAATGTTTACAGACAAGAGGATCGTACTGATTAGTGACAGTATGATGGCAACGGGAATGGAAGATGGACAGTATGAATTAGGCGGACAGCCAGTGACTGTAGTAGGAAACGTTGCAACACTGACCGAAGGAGGAGCCATCGCAGGTTCTGCAACAAACCTAATGGATTGTATGAGAACGGTAGTCAAAGAAATGCATATTCCATTCGAAAGTGCAGTCCGATGTGCAACTTTGAATCCAGCAAAATCCATTGGAATTGATGATAAATATGGAAGCCTTGAAGAAGGAAAATATGCGAATGCAGTAGTTTTAGATAAAGATTTAAATATTGTATCTATCATTCAGAAGGGGCAGGTAAAATAA
- a CDS encoding N-acetylmuramoyl-L-alanine amidase, producing MAGVILDAGHGGYDNGAQYDGRKEKDDNLRLTLAVGQILEQNGVPVSYTRQSDIYQSPSEKARLGNESGADYFISFHRNASPNANEYQGVETLVFDDQGIKAEMARNVNANLEQVGFRNIGVKERPNLTVLRRTKIPAILIEAGFLNSDQDNERFDEKFQEIAQAIADGIMETIGDENEALKGIYRVQIGLYRNFSNAQYVLNRAVADGYEGNIVYKDPYYAVQIGEYNTLDEAVRLENELKKKGYDTLVIKE from the coding sequence ATGGCAGGAGTAATTTTAGATGCTGGTCACGGCGGTTATGATAATGGAGCCCAGTATGATGGAAGAAAGGAAAAAGACGACAATCTAAGACTGACACTCGCAGTCGGTCAGATTTTAGAGCAAAATGGCGTTCCAGTATCCTACACAAGACAAAGTGATATCTACCAGTCACCATCTGAAAAAGCAAGGCTTGGGAATGAAAGTGGAGCTGATTATTTTATCTCATTTCATAGAAATGCAAGTCCAAATGCGAATGAATATCAAGGCGTTGAAACACTGGTATTTGATGATCAGGGGATCAAAGCAGAGATGGCAAGAAATGTAAATGCGAACTTAGAACAAGTAGGATTTCGTAATATTGGAGTTAAAGAGCGCCCGAATCTTACTGTATTAAGAAGAACAAAGATTCCTGCGATCTTGATCGAGGCAGGTTTTTTAAATTCAGATCAGGACAACGAAAGATTTGATGAGAAATTTCAAGAGATCGCACAAGCGATCGCAGATGGAATTATGGAAACGATCGGAGATGAAAATGAAGCTCTGAAGGGAATCTATCGTGTCCAGATTGGTTTATACCGTAATTTTTCTAATGCACAGTATGTTCTGAATCGTGCGGTTGCAGATGGATACGAGGGGAATATCGTTTATAAGGATCCTTATTATGCAGTTCAGATTGGGGAATATAATACGCTTGATGAAGCAGTAAGATTGGAAAATGAATTGAAGAAAAAAGGCTATGATACACTTGTTATCAAGGAATGA